A single region of the Cronobacter condimenti 1330 genome encodes:
- a CDS encoding Rap1a/Tai family immunity protein yields the protein MKRSVFVLASVLSAVMLSAPVLAGIWVIEPDESQKNRFDPDRGNVTGEQLLNAWSDKADKEASLQAQIYLLGLFDATEGMGWCKSKTTMPSALREWTYGYFKKLPPERLKEKASVLMLDALKHAFPCRNNADK from the coding sequence ATGAAACGTTCTGTTTTTGTTCTGGCATCCGTGCTGAGTGCGGTAATGCTGAGTGCCCCTGTACTGGCAGGAATATGGGTTATCGAACCCGACGAGAGCCAAAAAAACCGGTTTGATCCAGACAGAGGCAACGTGACAGGCGAGCAACTCTTAAACGCCTGGAGTGACAAAGCAGATAAAGAGGCTTCGCTACAGGCGCAAATCTATTTGCTGGGTCTGTTTGATGCGACAGAAGGAATGGGCTGGTGCAAAAGTAAAACCACGATGCCCTCCGCGCTTCGCGAATGGACTTACGGTTACTTTAAAAAGTTACCGCCCGAACGGCTTAAAGAGAAAGCCAGCGTCCTGATGCTCGACGCGCTTAAACACGCTTTCCCTTGTCGCAATAACGCTGACAAATGA